Part of the Panicum virgatum strain AP13 chromosome 4N, P.virgatum_v5, whole genome shotgun sequence genome is shown below.
gagtgcAGATGGGCACCACCGGGACCGGCCGGATCGGAGAGCGGCAGCCTGgtccccgccgcgccggccggtcGCGCCGCTGTCGCCTGATccccgcgccggcgcggccccagcttctctgaacctgctGCAGTGCTGCCGGGCGACGAGATATGCTTGTCAGCTTGTGGAGGTGGCTTGGCTCATTGATCGATCTCACATGCAGGCTGCAGAGTGCAGAGGCAGCCTTCCCGGAACAGGCCGGGCGGGCTTCCTTCCACTTGGCTGGCACTGGCCTTGAAAGACGGGCACGTCGGGCGTGCCTTCCATGGAGTGGAAACTGAGGCGCCCGCCATATATGGCCATGCCCGATTCTTGGTGGTGGTGCTCTACTGCGATGCTATGAGTATCTATAGTTGGCCAAATGGCCCAAAGCCCGTGGGGGCCCGAGGCACGGCCCAATAAAGCCCGACCCAAGCACAGGCCAAGCACGATGAATTTAGGACCCGGGCCGGCACGGGCCCATAGGTGGGCTGTGCCTGGGCCTCAACCTCGACACGCTGGACGCGTCCACGGTGGGCCGGCACGGCCCAAGGCCCGCTCCTAGTGTCAGTTTGATATATATAGATGTCATGAAGTATTATATATGATGGATGGATTAGGTATGTACTGGTGACAatttgttatatatatatatatatatgtcaatTTGTTATATTTTGTTGATTTTCTACCAATGCTTTGTGAATCACGATAAAAAACTGTGTTGAATCAGTGTTTTAGTGCCCTGTGGTGCTTGGGCCTGATGGGCGGCACGGGCACgatgggcggcacggcacggcacgtcACGAAATCatttcgggccgtgcctgggcctcaGGATCGGCACGGTGGGCGGCATGGCACGAAAAGGCTTTCATGCCGTGCCCAAGCAGGCCGTGCCTAGGCGTGCCTGGGCCGGGTCGGGCCGTGCCGCCCATTTGGCCACCTATATGAGTATCATCCAAAGCAtaaacttgttttttttttttgcttttgtgAAAGAATCCAAAGCAGAAACATCAACAGGGAGAGCATCACTTgataaaaaggaaaggaaaatgcTTCGTTGTTCGTTCCATGACTGATGATTCTATTAATGGACGGACGATGGTGCGGTGAAAATTTTCTTACTTGTTTGGATTGAACACAAAGATTTCAGAAAGGAATATTTTTTGCTCTAAAATCAAACAGCAACGACCAAGTTTGGTGCAAACTAAGTGTAGTTATGTTGGTTTGGTTtctttgtgaattgtgatggtGCAGCATTTATAGAGGTGAGTAACATCCGTGAATGTGAGCATCTGCATCTGTGTTTCgaaaagagtaaattgcacccaccaTACAACAATTTGGTAGGTGGGTGTAAAttagtccaacaacttgtaaaatacTCAATTTAGTGCAATTACTTGACGGTGGGTGCAGATCGGTCTAACAACTTGTAAAATATCTAATTTAATGCAATAACTTGGCAAATATGTGCATTTacagtccaaacattacacgGCAATGTAACTAACGCAAAGtctcaataaagagtatattcatgttagaacaaattattaagtattatttGACCATTGATTTTTGTGTTGCGCCTGCGTGTCAATGTATTTGGCCAGGATAAAAACCCTCACTATTTAGAAATTAATATTATGTctttacattaattatttttgtatagtGATTGAGTTTTAATTAAAACTATCTAATTTGATATTCAATATTGAAAAATTCACCCTCATTATTTCCGATATGTTTGATTATATGCACTGTTAAACTAAAAAAGCCAATACGTTGATACAAACTATCGATACCTTTTAGGAGCTTGGTGCACATATTTTTAAAGCCTCATATATTCGTTAGAAAGaaaaaatgagctaaataaaTAGAAACAAACATGAGCAGAAGCACACAAGAAATCTAAGGTTTCAGAGTCTCTCTTATCAACTTCAGTGTTTAAGTGATGATAATGGtgtaattttaaaatttatttgtatttgaactaataaaaaattgtacatagttgaaaagcaacgaccggatcaccatcaataatttccatttacaaaatttaagaattattgACGTTCATCTATTTTGCTTAATATGTTGATGTTGTAATGgtggttaaataatatattatttttaataaaatcataattaatttattctgagaataaAATTATTGGTGTCCATTATGACACAAAAATCTATGGTAAAATAATACGTTCCGAcgtgaatatactctttattgtgaCTTGACGTTAGCAAATATATTGTcgtgtaatgtttggactgtgaatgcaccAATTTACCAAGTTATTACACTAAATTAAGAATTTTCGAAGTTGTTGGATCAATCTGCACCCAGCTATTAACTTATTGTGCTAAATTGAGCACTTTACAAGTTATTAGACCAATTTGTACCCACATGTCAAGTTGTTGTATaatgggtgcaatttactctttcgAAAATACAACAACCGATTTTGGTACTTGGGCCTGATGAGTTAGATCTGGCCCAGCTAAATTCGGTCTACGAAGTTTGGATGTGCCCAGCTGGGTTATCCCATTAAGTCTACAAAGTTTTCAATGAGCCCTGGCTTTTTAAATCTGGCTCAAGCTAGGTTAGCCCATTGGGCCAACGAAATTTCGACGAGCCCAGGCCTGATCGGTAGGCCCTTTAGGCCTACGAAGTTATAGAAGTGCGTACATTGATACATGCACTGGGCTTGGACTTGGTCATTGGCACTGGGCTTGGACTTAGCGAAGTTATACCCATAAAAATTCCCTGAATCAGCGAAGGGAATACGAGCATCAGTTCGGCAGCCTGGAACCAATAGAAGTACAGCGAAGTGAACTGTGCTCCTGAGCGAACAAACAAATACAATCCCAGACGTGTGACTCCAAAGTGCTGATGAGCAAGGTTGAAATCAAGAAAAGAATGCAGTAGGTTGGAATGGTAACTAGGAGAAATGGAATTCATGAGGATGGAGACGGAAATTCATGTAGCATTCCTACATGGGTAATTCTGAATACTATAACCCAAGCTTAATACAACTACGTTTTAAACAATCTGTGAAGTAATAACTTGACATTAGAGGTGAAGTACAGAGCAGAGATCTGGTCATTCCAGCCAAGAGAGTTAAGCTACCATATCAAAGCATTAACCATTCCATCAAGATAACCCAAGCATTCAGAGGAGCAATCAGTGTTCAGTATCCAGGAGGAGTAGCTGCTGTCAAAAACTTTCCTTCTCAAATGCCAGAAGACAATGATCTAGATGTATCCATTTCCTCGGCAAATTAAAGCCAAAGGCATTCGAGTGGATTTAACCCGACTTGATACATCTAAGCAGACAATATTCACCAATCGCTCGAGAGTATAGTGTATAGACCACAACTTCTGTTCTACAATTAACTGCCCACGAGAATGGTGTGACAGAATTTGACTAAATAGTACAACATAAACTCGTTGCGAGCAAATAgttaccacaaacaaataatTCTGAAGCACTATAGAAAACAGGCTGCTGTTCAGTATTAGGATGAAGCTAAAAGATTCATGTAGGGCTGCTTTACGCCCAGCTTATTTTGTTTCATCAAACGTCAATGTCTCCATGAGTTCTTCATTGATACGTATGTCTACATGAAGCCCCCAGCTCTTTGCCCCCCGACGTGGATTTACAGTAAGTATTCCCCTGAGATCAGAAATATACAATAAGCTGACTACTTAATAGTAAAATTTCAGTGGGTATTTTACAGTAAGCGCTTTCTGGTTGGGTAAAAACAAATTACAGGAGTGGATGGTACCTTGAATTCTTGACAGCCAACTCATCCTTTGGGGAGACCTACAGGTTGTCAAATACTGTCATTCACAAGATGCATGCACATACAAAATCATAGtacattttagaagttcacacCAAGTCTGGGAAGCTTACTAAAGAGCAAAGCATAAGAATAAGAAAAGAGAACTTCACCGAACTATAAGAAAGAAGTGGGTATTCACAGGTAGGAGGACGTCAATCCGCTACCGTCCACGTCATGTCGCCCTCGAAGATCCAGTGGCACACCTCGACCTCACCGGGCTTCCCGCCGAGCGCGACGAACGCGCCGTGCGTCGGGCTCCAGTCGGACGTGTCGAGGTGGCAGATGGCAACGCCGTGGTTGATCTTCTCGCGAGGGCCGTCGGCCGCGGTGATGTCGGCCTCGTACACCCGCACCTTGGGCACCGAGTGGCAGTAGTACACCAGGTACGGGAACAGGCTCTGGTGGCACGACACGGACCGGGTCACCCTGCCGCCGTCCACGCCCGTGACGGCGCCGAGCTGgatgtccccgccgccgccggccgtggagGCCGTGCTGCGCACCACGACGTCGTTGCCCAGCATCTCCACGGCGAAGTCCACGACGTCCTCGGCCGAGGTCGCGCACCGCTTCGTCTCGCCCTTGCTGGGCGCGCGCTGGCACTCGGCCACCGTGGACGCCACGGCTTTCCCCATCGCCGTGTCGAGGGGCACCCCGAACACCTCCGAGACAGCATCGGACTCGAATGGTATCCTGGTGGCGATCTCCCTGGGCAGGAACGCGCGGGGCGGCATCTTGTCCCTGATGTCCGGCATTGGCATCCGGTTCCCGGCCACGAGCTCCCGCTCCCTGAAGaatttctcgggctccggcgaCCACCTGAGGTGCTGGTGCTGCATCGACGTCGCTGCCTCCGCCGACaccgtcagcgccgccgccgcggagctggaGGTGTTGTGGTACTCCTTGAAGTCGACGCCGCTCTCGGCGTAGCCCTTGAAGGTGTTGTTCTCGCCAGCGTACTCCTTGAAGCCAATGTGATGGTTGGCGTTGGTGCCCTCGCCGTACCCCTTGAAGGTGGTGCTGCCCGGGTTGGCCGAGTTCCCGTAGCTCTGGaactcggcggcgccgccgttggCGCCCTTGGCGTAGGAGGAGAACCTGTCGTCGCCGACATTGGCGTCGTCGCGGTACTTCTTGAAGGTATCGACGCCTGcattggcgccggcgccgtagcTCCGGAACGTGTTCTCGGGGACGTTCCCCTCGACGCCGTAGCTCGTGAAGGTGTCGGTGGCGCCGTTGGCGGACTCGCCGTAGTTGGCGAAGGCGGAGGCCAGGACGTTGGACTCGTTGCCGTAGGACGCGAATGTCTCCCGCACGCCGTTGCCGCCCTTGCCGTAGCCGGAGAAGCCGTTGCCCCCGTGGTTGGCCTCCTGGGAGTAGGACGcgaagccgcggcggcggccgttggcggcggcgtcgtagTTGGTGAAGGTGGAGTCCGGGACGTTGGTctcggaggcgtaggcggcgaAGGAGCCCGAGCCGCccgtggcgccgccggcgtAGGAGGTGAAGTTGGCGGTGACGACGTTGCCGTCGGCCTCGTAGGACTCGAAGCGGTCGGTGCGGCCGGACGAGTCGCGCCCGTAGCGGCGGAAGGAATCGGCCGCGATGTTGAGGTCCGGGGAGTAGTTCCGGAACGCGTCGgcccccgcgtcgccgccggtgccgtaGTTGGAGAAGTTGGCGTTGCTGTAGCCCGTGAACgggcccgcggccgcggcgagcgacGCCGCGGCTGCGTCGGCCGGGCCGGCGCAGAGGAGGCCGGCCCTGGAGCAGAGCGCGGGGAGGCGGGCGCGGATGTCGGGCAGTGCGGAGGGGAAGGAGGCGGTGtcggcggccgggagcggggagAGCTTGGCGACGAAGAAGGCGGGGTGCGGGCGGTTGTTGGGCACCTTGCGGTTCCAGTAGCGGATGAAGGCCGCCTTCGCCGTGAACGGGTTCACCGCCGATGacgcgccggcagcggcggcggcggcattgtgcgggaggagcagcagtaggagtAGGAGGACGGCGCGGGGAGGCGGAGGGGGAGAAGGCATTGCCGAGTTGGAGATTGTGGGGTGGGGAATTTGGGGATTGAGAGTAGAGTGAGCCAGAGTGCGGAGGGAAGGAGTGAGTTCCAGGGTGGCAAAAAGCAGATTTTCGAAAGAATTGGAAATTCTTtgactctcttt
Proteins encoded:
- the LOC120671087 gene encoding BURP domain-containing protein 12-like, whose product is MPSPPPPPRAVLLLLLLLLPHNAAAAAAGASSAVNPFTAKAAFIRYWNRKVPNNRPHPAFFVAKLSPLPAADTASFPSALPDIRARLPALCSRAGLLCAGPADAAAASLAAAAGPFTGYSNANFSNYGTGGDAGADAFRNYSPDLNIAADSFRRYGRDSSGRTDRFESYEADGNVVTANFTSYAGGATGGSGSFAAYASETNVPDSTFTNYDAAANGRRRGFASYSQEANHGGNGFSGYGKGGNGVRETFASYGNESNVLASAFANYGESANGATDTFTSYGVEGNVPENTFRSYGAGANAGVDTFKKYRDDANVGDDRFSSYAKGANGGAAEFQSYGNSANPGSTTFKGYGEGTNANHHIGFKEYAGENNTFKGYAESGVDFKEYHNTSSSAAAALTVSAEAATSMQHQHLRWSPEPEKFFRERELVAGNRMPMPDIRDKMPPRAFLPREIATRIPFESDAVSEVFGVPLDTAMGKAVASTVAECQRAPSKGETKRCATSAEDVVDFAVEMLGNDVVVRSTASTAGGGGDIQLGAVTGVDGGRVTRSVSCHQSLFPYLVYYCHSVPKVRVYEADITAADGPREKINHGVAICHLDTSDWSPTHGAFVALGGKPGEVEVCHWIFEGDMTWTVAD